The genome window ataacggACAAACACATTTCTCTTCGTGCAAAAACAGgtcaaaaaaataaaccagatgATCCAAAAGCAGCATTTTTCCCTGCCAGGGATTTAGATTGGAATCTCGATTAAGTGCAAGTGAATGAAGCAGAATTAAATATCCGATTAGCTTCTAATTCTGACCCGTCTGGACACGAGGCAAGTTGAGACGATGCTGAGGGTTAGATCAAAACCACACACCAAGTCAGAACCTGAGAAACGAGTGCACGTGTTCCGAACCGTGTGCTTCAGCAGGATATATTCACCTGATTCACCCGAATTCCTGCCGAGTATTAAATGATCGGATTATCCAAAACGATGAGCTTGTTATCATACGACTTCAGCAGGATTCAGTaataacctaaataaataagtgatgttAAAGCCGGGCGATACGACGACAAATATACTGCAATACGTTCAGAATAATCACGCAGAATAAACATCCtaaacagtaaaaaaacaaaaaaaccaaccaaacaaaacaaaatcacaatataaaaataagaaaagtatAATTCGTAGATCAGGTTGGATCTTTTTGCTTGTTTCAGTGTGATGTAAAAGCAGCTGATGATAGACTCTGCAGTATGGATGAGGTAATCGTTGGGATTTTTATCGTAATTTTGCTGTCGTATCTTTTCACCCAGCACTAAATGATTATCCATTAAACTCGCATGCACATGTGGGGTGATAATCTGATGAATAACGTTAGCATTAGATTATTAGCCAAAACTGTAATAATGATGTGGGGGAGgagtttttattaaatgtaccGGTTGATCGTTACTGAGATTTAAATGTGCTGTTGGATCGGACCGGGTCTGGCGCTGAGCCTCTGGGGATCAGATGAGGTTTTCCAGAGTCCAGATGTCTCCTGCTAGGTCGTTGGCGCAGCTCTGGATGGTCCAGGTGATGAGTGCAAACTGGTTCCGGAAGAGATCGGCGTCAGAACCCTCGGCCTGCTGTTTGAGGTCAGCGAGGTGCTGGAGCAGCGTGCTGACGCTGTAATCGCCGGAACCGAAGATGATGTGACGGAACGGGACGTCTCTCGGGGAGACGTACGGAGACAGGAGGTTGTGCTCCACCTGCGGCCACAAACACGCCACGCAGTTATAACAAATGTTATAAACGCTGCACATTAATATTTACACTGTTTTATATGACAGATCATAAGTGGATGGAACGGGTATGAAAATATGAACATTTTTGCAGTGAAGACAGCTGGCACTGCCACTGTGATTGGCCGGTTCTCTTTACCCTCATGATGCGGTCGTTGATGTTGCGGCACGTCTCTGCGACGTCCAGGTCACTGTTGGTTATTTCATTGTTCAGATCTAAAACGGCGCGAGAGTAGGAACCAACCGCAGAGAACAGCCACTTGTTTTCCAGGACTGAGGACGAATTGGCACTGAGTGTTTTAACCTGGAAAAAACCCACATCACAGTTCCTGTGAGTAACCGCTGTTCCACCTCATCATGACCACACGCTCAtcaggagaaaagaagaagaaagaaaagcgtACATTTCTGATCTGTCCGGTGATCTTGTTGATGTTTTTCATAAGGACACGCTTGTATTCGCTAACGTCCAGATTGAGGATGTGATCGTGGACCAGCCGCAGCGCCATCTGTCCCGCCATCTGAGCCGCGGACACGGCGACGTCCAGCAGCTTCCCCTCGGTGGCCTGGTAAAGACTTTTTCTGGTGTCCAGAGATGTTCCAAAATACGGATAGTCTGAAGCAATCTGGAGCAGGAGGAACATCAAAACCAGATCACCAACACCGTACAGAGAGAATCTGATCACATGATGTTTCACTACAACGACTAACTGTGTCCACCTGCAGATAATAAACCTGATATTACATGATCCATGAACTAAAACTAAATTCTTATATTCATGTAACCAGGTTTACACAAGTTCTAGTTTCTGGCTGTACAAGGCTTTGTGGGTCACAAAAAGAGCATTTTAATACCTAAAATTTGAGATTCACCTTAATgatgttcattttatttgaactagttttaaatgtctttatttttaatgtttattgcaCACTAAACAGGTTTAAAGCAGACTTTTTGGCATTTCAGACagtaataaacatgtaataaaggCATTATTAACTGCTAGAAGAAAAACGATGTGAGAATTACACGTGGAGGTGATAATGTCATCACCGTTAAATgttaaaagtgaaataaatgattaaagacAAACTCACTCTGTCTGAGACGAAGCGGAAGGAGATGGAGGGAATTCCAGAGAAGGCCAGAAAAGGATAGGCTCCGTCCTCCATCTTCATGGGCTCCAGACTGAGAGCAGAAGAATCAGAAACCCAAGTTCAGAACAAATTCCATCAATTACAAAGCTTTCATTTGTTCTTAAGGAATATTTAAAGGTTCAGATTAAATTCCTGCTAATAAATATACTGCAGTCactataataaaaacaactttataaacaaaaatgatCTGTCAAATATTTGAGGAATTTTAAAATAGACTCATAAGTGAATAAGTAAATagttataaaatatttgtgGATCTTGCTGCTGCATATTAATGCATTGTATTTTAATAAGcaaatattaaaacacacatgaatTTATGAactgttattgtttatttttgaattttttttatgtttgggAAATATTGTTAGCTTTATTGCAGTAGTTCGGAGTTCAGAGTGTGTACTCACACTGATTTGGTCCAGACTGAGGAAGCAAAGGCCTGTGAGATGGTGAAGTTCATGTTTTGAGGACTCTTGACCTTTATATGGGATTAGAAAAGAGCCAGTTACAGACctgccgggtgtgtgtgtgtgtgtgtgtgtgtgtgtgtgtgtgtgtgtgtgggtgctaAGAGGTGGGGTGGGGGTCAATAGTTAAACATGAGAAGTAAATTCACACCTCATCCATTGTGTTCTTCAGGAGTTTCTGTAACAGTGGACTGGAGGAGGCTTTGAACTGCTTTACacctgtgacacacacacacacacacacacacagtttcacaaaTTTCCTCATTGAGCTTGGCCTGGAAGTAACAGTCAGTTCTAAACAAGTTGTTGAACAGGAAGTCACTCCTCCAGTGAAAATAACAGCCCAgactttgtttttattatttatttttttatttgctaattAACTAATTTTTCTTCCAAAATTTCAAAGTGCTTTCTGCAGAAAATTGAAAAGGCTTAATCCAAGTATTTATGATATGACAAAATACTGAAACAACAATATTAATGGACTAAATAAATTTACTAGATAACTTATAAATTAAaaaccaatgtgtgtgtgtgtgtggtgctgaaCCGGAGCGTACCGGACACAGTGGCGTCCAGGCTGATGTAGGTGAAGGCTCGGAGGTTCAGTGAGGAGAGATAAccctgagggagagagaaagagagggcaGAGGGTTTTACTGTCATGCTGCAGGACAATGGTCAGAAACACTGACTCTGTTTTTAGAGTATTTGCTGAAGGGGACGTTTGTACTGACCTCCAGCCACTCTGTAGCACCCACGCTACCGAAATCTCCGGCACTCCAGCTGGCGAACACGATGCTCCTCCTCGGCCTAAAACCACCTGTGGGAAACGTTTACAAGGTTTACTATACATCagtattaaagaaaaataatatatattttttttaaatggataaaataatgAAGAAGCAGCAGATCAGCCCCACCCACTTGTTGTACAGCAGGTTAACCCAGCCCACTCTCTCTAGCCCCACCCACTTACTGTACACCAGGTTAGCCCAACCGACTCTATCTAGCCCCACCCACCCAGCCACAATGAAGCAAATTAAAACTTCACAGTCATTCATGTCAATCCGGACAAATGTGTAAGTAAATCAGGTCAAACATGTACTACTGGTTTGTTTCTCTCCTGATTCTCTTCACCTTTCACCATGTTGGTGATGGCCCTGGCGAGCTCCACCAGCAGTGACGTGCCGACGGTGGACTTGGCGAATCCCTGGCCGAACGCATCTCTCTGAGCGCCGAGCACCACGTAGCGATCTGCAGAAATAAACAGGCCGAGTTCAGACTGAACACCGACTCGCTCGGGAGCACAAGGTGCAGGAGAGTGTGCTCCAAATCCTCACCTGGATCGATGAAGCCCTTAATGACTCCAAAGGCGTTCAAAATCTCCGTGTCGGCGAGGGCGCTCTTAACCGTCACAGTGACGTCCATCTCTCCTCCCAGACTGTATTTACCGATGCCTGGCAGCAGTCCAGTGAAATCTGTAGGTGCATCCTTTCCTCCCATCTTCCTGCAATCCAGAAAACAGCTAACATTAAACACTTCCTGTAAACCTTCAGAACTATTGGCACCCTGGCCGAATGTGCCAGAGTGGAGATGAGTGATGGGCTTTAACGATGAGAATGAAGTAAAACACTTCTgtaattttacattattattaggGCTGGGGAAGTTAACGCGTTATTATCGCGTTAACTCATTAATGCTGACAATTATTTAATCGCACGTTAACGCAGTTTTTctaattttgtaaataatttaaaaagtctGCTGCTCACTGCCTccgaatacacacacagacaaacgaTGGGTGACGGGAGGGGTGGGATCTCGCTTCGTATTGGCTTGGGATAAACGTCATGACGTGTCGGAAGCAATGAGAGCATTTTGGATGAGCGTTAGTGTGCTGCGGCACTCAGAGGAACCGGAAAAGAAGTAGAACCGGCAGATAAACAAAGAGGgaaaagaggcagagagagagagagagcgtgcgtTAACTCgcgttaactcatgacaatcgtGCGATTAATCACGATTAAATATCTTAATCGATTGGCAGCTCTAATTATTAACAATTTTACACTTTTTTGTAAACTTTAACACTTTAATAGTTTTGGTTACATGTTTAATTAAATTTCTTTAGCACTTGACACAGGTTTATAAACATGCAGTCTCAGCGTGACGCGATGATCAGAAACCTACATGTGGATTTTGCAGGCCATTTCTGCAGTGATGGTCTGAGCCAGGATCTTAGGAAGACCTGAGGATTCAGAAGGAGGGAACTGGGTGTGGTTGAAGGAAGGAAACCCCGGGGTGTAAGGATCTCCTGTTCCGAGATGAACCTGGATTTAAAGACAAGCAGagatgaaatgaataaacaggaaTAAAGGAATGAGGAGTGAAGGTGGAGAGAGATCGCCTGCACGCTCACCTGGCCGTAGAGCTCAGTGTTGACTTCTTCCTCGTTTTTCGGCTCCTGATAAATCAGAACCGCAGCTAATCCGAACCGGGCCGCATTCGCTACCTGGAGGATGGTGAGACAGAAGCAGTGTGACGTGGAGGACAGAGTGAAGGAACTGAGCTGTCAGAGCTGTGGTAGAGATCTGAGGTACCTTCTCTGCCAGGCTGAGATTTCCAGCTCTGATCAGAGCGATCTTCTCCTTCAGGTCCAATCCTTGGTTCTTAAGGTTCTCCAGATCTTCTTTTCGGCCATAGTTAGCATACACCACCTTTCCCTGCAGGAACATCAGAAGCCTCAGCGAGTGAGTTATAATAgaactgaatgaataaaaccATCATGGATTCATGCATCAATTAAATCTGTAACGCAATTCCAATTTGATTGTTAATGTAAAAGTGGATATTCTGTGCtgctgatataaacacactcaaccATTTCTGATAACATAACAGTGCTTTCAGTAATAAGTTTTGGCACCCACCTGTTTGGTTCCTGTTGCGCTGTAGGCTAAATACCCCTTTGGGCTTCCGATCTCCTCAGATCCCATCAGCACCTTGTTCTCCCTGATGATAAACCAGACGCTGCATGAGCGAGGAACACACAAACGAGTCGACACAAAACACCAGAACCCGACACTCACCCTGATGGCACCTGCAGCTTCACGTAGTGCACGTCCCTCCACAGCTCCATCCCAAAACTCCTGAACTTCTCCAGTACCTTCTGGCCCAGTGTGTAATCACCAGCACTGCCAGCCTGATGGTCATCAGAGGAAAACTCTCTGCAGGAAGAGCATCAGAAACACAGCAGTTACAGCCATGAGGTTCAAAGGTCAACAACAGCTGATTTCATATGATGCCAAGTTAATGGtgtaaaacaagaaaaacacaacTCTAGAAcctttataattaaaatgtcaaaagtttcaaaataaaagcctgTTGTTAATTTGCAACATTTATCTGTAAATATATAGAAGACCACACCTCCGAGTGTCTCCACAAACATTACAGCTGCTTTCTGAAACTGTGAAATATCAGAAACGCTAACATGCACTAGTGTGTTCTACAGTAACTGGAGTCTGCTCTTCATCTTGTGAGTATCTCTacaaattgtaataaataaacatataaacatactgcaAGGTTT of Hemibagrus wyckioides isolate EC202008001 linkage group LG23, SWU_Hwy_1.0, whole genome shotgun sequence contains these proteins:
- the tfr1b gene encoding transferrin receptor 1b, with translation MMAGCINQANVKFSNMFRTGSGVYRDLNQDQDQDQDQIVDGHEISVELKSSADGDEEVARSFAQTLQKSNGRKWSNVVKITVLVIFIFIAGYLVGYVTNRKPGVSVNTTVSTMPLPAISSHVTEDAENKDEEAESKQEVYEPAQLFADWSSVTVALRENLTTKALDKTLQEFSSDDHQAGSAGDYTLGQKVLEKFRSFGMELWRDVHYVKLQVPSGENKVLMGSEEIGSPKGYLAYSATGTKQGKVVYANYGRKEDLENLKNQGLDLKEKIALIRAGNLSLAEKVANAARFGLAAVLIYQEPKNEEEVNTELYGQVHLGTGDPYTPGFPSFNHTQFPPSESSGLPKILAQTITAEMACKIHMKMGGKDAPTDFTGLLPGIGKYSLGGEMDVTVTVKSALADTEILNAFGVIKGFIDPDRYVVLGAQRDAFGQGFAKSTVGTSLLVELARAITNMVKGGFRPRRSIVFASWSAGDFGSVGATEWLEGYLSSLNLRAFTYISLDATVSGVKQFKASSSPLLQKLLKNTMDEVKSPQNMNFTISQAFASSVWTKSVLEPMKMEDGAYPFLAFSGIPSISFRFVSDRIASDYPYFGTSLDTRKSLYQATEGKLLDVAVSAAQMAGQMALRLVHDHILNLDVSEYKRVLMKNINKITGQIRNVKTLSANSSSVLENKWLFSAVGSYSRAVLDLNNEITNSDLDVAETCRNINDRIMRVEHNLLSPYVSPRDVPFRHIIFGSGDYSVSTLLQHLADLKQQAEGSDADLFRNQFALITWTIQSCANDLAGDIWTLENLI